In one Sporomusa sphaeroides DSM 2875 genomic region, the following are encoded:
- a CDS encoding WD40 repeat domain-containing protein: protein MALQDEDKEYLWQLSWIYPGGYITELESLAEAVIKEQLAGGERQNIREIVWGIMAKIQPEQENDLSEAAADDAAAAQAEAEAVIREKVLAALRDGQPHLPAEMGPEVIGHLVEALAGKDELAANAREALTRLTDGSAIDTLCGLWAESRNPHLEQIILDAGYLASQPLGLRLLTVLKTGADRRMLAEGPALIPELLAAVDDADRSIAGRARRLLLTLTDRQAINAVCEMVLAGENERLKHWAAIARYAPATASKAALYYCITGQWENYYALDWQETRPLLTKGYNQATPAERQLFLAAARRSGHSLLLAGLLLEGGSRDEYEELTDDDWAAMLDMLVSQERWQELYRLTYRAPAGWAAEIVLALDSAGWVPKNWEYTGWEKICANCPPAGRELFVPAGRQPVMLETQEVQAVIECVAIHPNGRIVAGGGSDGRLRLWQVASGSLWRTVDLHTDGITAITFTPDGRYLVTAGREAKVHVWHMPDIKWVSSVSGQPGLVTAITADNGGRLLALACPGGVLPARVWTWDGAYMNNRGQYPGSLFAAGTLNLEQSKAAGGGRDGKIRIYTLAGGKGGNRSWAAHAGPVKAMLFSGDGRLLITHGADDMIKVWTVEGSKLLWSAGCSGRLLAVSRDAAVAAVAGPGGSIALQQLRFTKPLALATHADWQQALVLLAAPECPPEARQATAFFEAVLAAKFRYDITLA from the coding sequence ATGGCGTTACAGGACGAGGATAAAGAGTATTTATGGCAGTTATCCTGGATTTATCCCGGTGGTTATATAACCGAGCTTGAAAGCTTGGCAGAAGCTGTGATTAAGGAGCAGCTGGCCGGCGGGGAGCGTCAGAATATCCGGGAAATCGTCTGGGGAATTATGGCGAAAATCCAGCCGGAACAGGAGAATGACTTGTCAGAAGCTGCGGCTGACGATGCCGCAGCGGCTCAGGCGGAGGCTGAAGCTGTTATACGGGAAAAGGTACTGGCAGCTCTGCGTGACGGCCAGCCCCACCTCCCGGCTGAAATGGGGCCGGAGGTAATTGGTCACCTGGTGGAAGCGCTGGCAGGCAAGGATGAACTGGCGGCTAATGCCCGGGAAGCCCTTACGCGCTTAACTGACGGCAGTGCTATTGATACCTTATGCGGGCTGTGGGCCGAGTCCCGCAACCCGCACCTGGAGCAAATCATTCTGGATGCCGGTTATCTGGCATCACAGCCACTGGGATTAAGACTTTTAACTGTGCTCAAGACCGGTGCCGACAGACGGATGCTGGCAGAAGGCCCGGCACTGATCCCGGAGTTGCTGGCGGCAGTGGATGATGCCGATAGAAGCATTGCCGGGCGGGCCAGGCGTCTGTTGCTGACCCTGACTGACCGGCAGGCCATTAATGCGGTATGCGAAATGGTGCTTGCCGGAGAAAACGAGCGGCTGAAACATTGGGCGGCCATTGCCCGTTACGCTCCGGCCACAGCCAGTAAAGCCGCTCTCTATTATTGCATTACCGGACAGTGGGAGAACTATTATGCACTTGACTGGCAAGAGACCAGGCCTTTGCTGACCAAAGGCTATAATCAGGCCACTCCTGCCGAGCGGCAGCTGTTTTTGGCAGCTGCCCGCCGCAGCGGTCACAGTTTGCTGCTGGCCGGGCTGTTATTGGAAGGCGGCAGCCGGGATGAGTATGAAGAGCTTACCGATGACGACTGGGCAGCCATGCTGGATATGCTGGTCAGTCAGGAACGCTGGCAGGAGCTGTACCGTTTGACGTATCGGGCGCCGGCCGGCTGGGCTGCCGAGATTGTGCTGGCTTTGGACAGTGCCGGCTGGGTGCCGAAGAACTGGGAGTATACAGGCTGGGAAAAAATTTGTGCCAACTGCCCGCCGGCCGGCCGGGAGCTGTTTGTGCCGGCCGGAAGGCAGCCGGTTATGCTGGAGACGCAGGAGGTGCAAGCGGTCATTGAATGTGTTGCCATCCATCCAAATGGGCGGATTGTGGCCGGCGGCGGCAGCGACGGGCGGCTGCGCCTGTGGCAGGTGGCCAGCGGCAGCCTGTGGCGTACGGTAGACCTGCATACTGACGGTATTACGGCAATAACCTTTACCCCGGATGGCCGTTATCTGGTGACTGCCGGCCGGGAGGCCAAGGTGCATGTCTGGCACATGCCTGATATTAAATGGGTGAGCAGTGTCAGCGGTCAGCCTGGCTTGGTTACTGCCATAACAGCCGATAACGGCGGCCGGCTGTTGGCGCTGGCATGTCCCGGCGGTGTGCTGCCGGCACGGGTTTGGACCTGGGACGGAGCGTACATGAACAACCGGGGACAGTATCCCGGCAGCCTGTTTGCTGCCGGTACCCTGAATCTGGAGCAAAGCAAAGCGGCCGGCGGCGGACGGGACGGCAAAATCCGTATCTATACGCTGGCCGGCGGCAAGGGGGGGAATCGGTCCTGGGCAGCCCATGCCGGGCCGGTTAAGGCCATGCTGTTCAGCGGCGACGGGCGGCTGCTGATTACTCATGGTGCGGATGATATGATTAAGGTCTGGACAGTTGAGGGCAGTAAGCTCTTATGGAGCGCTGGCTGTTCGGGCAGGCTGCTGGCAGTCAGCCGTGATGCGGCTGTGGCCGCTGTGGCCGGACCTGGGGGCAGTATCGCCCTGCAGCAGCTGCGTTTTACCAAGCCGCTGGCGCTGGCAACTCATGCGGACTGGCAACAGGCGCTGGTGCTGCTGGCGGCGCCTGAATGCCCGCCGGAGGCCAGGCAGGCAACCGCCTTTTTCGAGGCTGTGCTGGCGGCTAAATTTCGTTATGATATTACTTTAGCGTGA
- a CDS encoding DUF1257 domain-containing protein: MSHFTQVATKIKNKEILLSALRELGYEVEENTLITGYRRQETPVDIAVRMQQGYDIGFVLGPDGTYSFVTDWFGVQGTNEQEFTTKVQQQYALTTVMEQVRRQGFNVVEQQRDAGGEIRLTVRRWV, translated from the coding sequence ATGTCGCATTTTACTCAGGTGGCAACCAAGATAAAAAATAAAGAGATCCTGCTGAGTGCCTTACGGGAATTAGGCTATGAGGTTGAGGAAAATACCCTGATTACAGGCTATCGCCGGCAGGAAACCCCGGTTGATATTGCTGTCCGCATGCAGCAGGGATATGATATTGGTTTTGTGCTGGGTCCTGACGGCACGTACAGCTTTGTGACCGACTGGTTTGGCGTGCAGGGGACCAATGAACAGGAGTTCACCACCAAGGTTCAGCAGCAATATGCGCTGACCACCGTCATGGAGCAGGTACGCCGCCAGGGCTTTAATGTTGTGGAACAGCAGCGGGACGCCGGCGGGGAAATACGCCTGACGGTGAGAAGATGGGTGTAG
- a CDS encoding AAA family ATPase: MDNFAEQFDTYIRARVTLIVIVTPEEQRAIEHVKAVCEQKNRTCLSWDVADAFTVLTGRTSLDLKCRDPLVALDLMEKEGMENTGTIFVCKDFHDFWTNPPVRRKLRSVVQRLTQTRTSLVITTPTGQIPDELQDEAVVMHLKRPTGEELDGVLDGLLKGANVKINLTDTGREKVVQAAMGMTAGQARRVFSKAIVTCGCLDDRSISLITEDKAQLVRQSEALEFLNTSETAESVGGLGVLKDWLRLREMAFTKDAREYGLPAPKGIAMVGIPGTGKSLTAKMISSLWQLPLLRLDVGALFGSYVGESEDRTRRALNIAETIAPCILWVDEIEKAFAFGAGDAGTSQRVFATLLTWMQDKKAPCFVVATANNIAALPPELMRKGRFDEIFFLDLPHMAERREIFATHLKRRNRNPRDFDLKRLVKESDGYVGAEIEQAIIDAMYLAFSDNMREITTEDVVISLKRQVPLSVSQRENIQYLRQWLHEGRAQSASYPGEVAGETGSAQVLLEIEDQD, from the coding sequence ATGGATAATTTTGCCGAACAATTCGATACCTATATCAGAGCGCGGGTTACACTCATTGTCATCGTGACACCTGAAGAGCAGCGCGCCATCGAGCATGTTAAGGCTGTGTGCGAGCAAAAAAACCGCACCTGCCTGTCCTGGGACGTTGCCGATGCCTTTACGGTGCTTACCGGGCGTACCTCCCTTGATTTAAAGTGCCGGGATCCGCTGGTGGCGCTGGATTTGATGGAAAAGGAAGGGATGGAGAATACCGGGACAATTTTTGTCTGCAAGGATTTTCATGACTTTTGGACCAATCCGCCGGTCAGGCGTAAGCTCAGAAGCGTTGTGCAGCGTCTGACCCAGACCCGGACCTCCCTTGTCATTACCACTCCCACTGGGCAAATTCCCGACGAGCTGCAGGATGAAGCCGTGGTTATGCATCTGAAACGTCCCACCGGGGAAGAGCTTGACGGCGTACTTGACGGACTGCTGAAAGGGGCCAATGTCAAAATCAATCTGACAGATACCGGCCGCGAAAAGGTGGTGCAGGCCGCTATGGGGATGACGGCAGGCCAGGCCCGCCGCGTATTCTCGAAGGCCATTGTTACCTGCGGCTGCTTGGATGACCGCAGTATTTCCCTGATTACCGAAGATAAAGCCCAGCTTGTGCGCCAAAGCGAAGCCCTGGAATTTTTGAATACCAGCGAGACGGCTGAAAGTGTCGGCGGCCTGGGAGTGTTGAAAGACTGGCTGCGGCTCAGGGAAATGGCCTTTACCAAAGATGCCCGTGAATACGGTTTGCCGGCGCCTAAGGGAATTGCCATGGTAGGTATTCCCGGCACCGGTAAGAGCTTAACCGCCAAAATGATCAGCAGTCTGTGGCAATTGCCGCTGCTCCGGCTGGATGTCGGCGCGCTGTTTGGCTCTTATGTCGGTGAGTCGGAAGACCGCACCCGCCGGGCGCTCAATATTGCCGAGACCATTGCCCCCTGCATCCTGTGGGTCGATGAGATTGAAAAAGCCTTTGCTTTTGGCGCCGGTGACGCCGGTACCAGCCAGCGGGTATTTGCCACCCTGTTAACCTGGATGCAGGATAAAAAAGCGCCTTGCTTTGTAGTGGCTACTGCCAATAACATTGCGGCATTACCCCCTGAGTTAATGCGCAAAGGCCGGTTTGATGAGATATTCTTCCTCGATTTGCCGCATATGGCCGAACGCCGCGAGATTTTTGCCACCCATCTTAAACGGCGTAATCGTAATCCGCGTGATTTTGACCTCAAACGCCTGGTGAAAGAATCGGACGGCTATGTTGGCGCCGAGATTGAACAGGCCATTATTGATGCCATGTACTTAGCTTTCAGCGATAATATGCGTGAAATCACCACCGAGGATGTGGTTATTTCGCTAAAACGCCAAGTGCCGCTGTCGGTTTCCCAACGGGAAAATATCCAGTACCTCAGGCAATGGCTGCACGAGGGACGCGCCCAGTCGGCCTCCTATCCGGGCGAGGTTGCCGGGGAAACAGGTTCCGCTCAGGTGCTTTTGGAAATAGAAGACCAGGACTAA
- a CDS encoding DUF2997 domain-containing protein → MEKEELEITIDANGKVNIKVAGAKGGKCLDITKPIEDALGEVKVREMNSEYYEQPADTFKVRNNQR, encoded by the coding sequence ATGGAAAAGGAAGAACTGGAAATCACTATTGACGCCAACGGCAAAGTCAATATCAAGGTAGCCGGGGCCAAAGGCGGTAAATGCCTGGATATCACTAAACCCATTGAGGATGCCTTGGGAGAAGTCAAGGTGCGTGAGATGAACTCCGAGTATTATGAGCAGCCGGCAGATACCTTCAAGGTAAGGAATAACCAGCGATGA
- a CDS encoding 4Fe-4S single cluster domain-containing protein codes for MNSQRQEDGGLINMAAFLAKSRANGPGLRAVVWVQGCPRRCEDCFNQDMLEFRDNEWLPAAELAARILAVREIDGVTFSGGEPFAQAAALAGLAEQLQAAGLTVVIFTGYTYADLTAANNPDWNRLLAAADVLVAGPYKKDLPSQDYLLGSANQELIYLTDRLKNHPDRHSSQGHTLEFTVDLAGNIVTTGFK; via the coding sequence ATGAACAGCCAAAGGCAAGAAGATGGCGGCCTGATTAATATGGCCGCCTTTTTGGCGAAATCACGCGCCAATGGTCCCGGCCTGCGTGCGGTAGTCTGGGTGCAGGGCTGCCCCCGCCGCTGCGAAGACTGCTTTAATCAGGACATGCTGGAGTTCCGGGACAATGAATGGCTGCCGGCGGCGGAATTGGCTGCCCGTATTCTTGCTGTCAGGGAAATAGACGGCGTTACCTTTTCTGGCGGCGAGCCTTTCGCGCAAGCCGCGGCTTTGGCGGGACTGGCCGAACAATTGCAGGCAGCCGGGCTCACGGTTGTTATCTTTACCGGCTATACCTATGCCGACCTTACGGCAGCCAATAACCCTGACTGGAACCGCCTGCTGGCGGCTGCCGATGTACTGGTGGCAGGGCCGTATAAGAAAGATCTGCCTTCACAAGACTATCTGTTAGGTTCTGCCAACCAGGAACTGATATATCTTACTGACAGACTGAAAAATCACCCTGACAGGCATAGCTCTCAGGGGCATACTCTGGAATTTACTGTTGATTTGGCCGGCAATATAGTAACTACAGGCTTTAAATAA
- a CDS encoding PocR ligand-binding domain-containing protein produces the protein MKPRAASQVREVADMSAVQLRDIIDVDFLQKFQDAFAEAIGVASITVDRDGNPVTQPSRFTKFCMEYTRGSKTGLARCMECDRKGGEESARTGKPAIYDCHAGLVDFGVPIMLGGQQIGSILGGQVLIAAPDEAYYRKVAQEIGVDPDQYLAALREIKQVPRKSIEAAANVLYLVANTLSKTWYQQNRLKHMAELINDSVLQISATMEELAASAGDVSTNQNTLNDEIQNVNVVSGKINEVMDFIKDIADETRLLGLNAAIEAARAGTAGLGFGVVAQEIRKLSGDSKETVGRIKEFTTIIQESVNKTVTMGQATSVTVEQQAAAIEEVTASVQEVTSMVEQLNAMANEI, from the coding sequence ATGAAGCCGAGAGCAGCAAGTCAGGTTCGGGAAGTAGCAGATATGAGCGCCGTTCAATTACGGGATATAATTGATGTTGATTTTTTGCAAAAATTTCAGGATGCTTTTGCCGAAGCCATAGGAGTCGCCAGTATTACCGTGGACAGGGACGGAAATCCGGTTACTCAGCCCAGCCGTTTTACCAAATTTTGCATGGAATATACCCGGGGTTCCAAAACCGGGCTTGCCCGCTGTATGGAATGCGACCGCAAAGGCGGTGAGGAGTCAGCCCGAACCGGGAAACCGGCTATCTATGACTGTCACGCCGGGCTGGTTGATTTTGGCGTACCGATTATGCTGGGAGGACAGCAAATCGGTTCCATTCTCGGTGGGCAGGTATTGATTGCAGCGCCGGATGAAGCCTATTATCGCAAAGTGGCCCAGGAAATTGGCGTCGACCCGGATCAATACCTGGCCGCACTTCGGGAGATTAAGCAGGTGCCCCGAAAAAGCATAGAGGCGGCAGCAAATGTTTTGTACCTGGTTGCCAATACGCTTTCTAAAACCTGGTATCAGCAAAACCGGCTAAAGCATATGGCCGAATTAATTAATGACAGTGTGCTGCAAATATCGGCAACCATGGAAGAATTAGCAGCGTCTGCCGGTGATGTTAGCACCAACCAAAATACCCTTAACGACGAAATCCAAAATGTAAATGTTGTATCAGGAAAAATCAATGAAGTCATGGACTTTATCAAAGATATAGCTGATGAAACCCGTTTATTGGGCCTGAACGCAGCCATTGAAGCGGCACGGGCAGGAACGGCCGGCCTTGGTTTTGGCGTCGTGGCGCAAGAAATCAGGAAGCTTTCCGGTGATTCTAAAGAAACTGTAGGAAGAATAAAGGAATTTACCACCATCATCCAGGAATCAGTTAATAAAACGGTAACCATGGGACAAGCCACTTCGGTTACCGTTGAACAGCAGGCAGCCGCCATCGAGGAAGTTACCGCCAGCGTTCAGGAAGTAACGAGCATGGTTGAGCAATTGAATGCCATGGCCAATGAAATATAG
- the pgeF gene encoding peptidoglycan editing factor PgeF — translation MSFSIQCAANNVWYGTFAHFNNIGICHGLATRIGGLSEAPFYSLNMGLRSGDDVKKVAANRERFFQALGIAAGTVVSGQQVHGDTVAVVTERDMGRGALNCDGLPGTDALVTNAAGVALMIFFADCVPLLFVDPKRRAIGACHAGWRGTAASLAAKTVLAMQQHFGTEPGDCLVGIGPSIGQCCYEVDEPVIACYREAFSWWEDVAIPHGSNWRLDLGQANCRQLEDIGVDKRNIVLSNVCTACNTPLFYSYRAEHGKTGVLAAVIRL, via the coding sequence ATGAGTTTTTCCATACAATGTGCAGCAAATAACGTATGGTATGGTACTTTTGCCCACTTTAACAATATTGGAATCTGCCATGGGTTGGCAACCAGAATCGGGGGGCTTAGTGAAGCCCCTTTTTATTCTTTAAATATGGGCTTGCGATCCGGCGATGATGTTAAGAAAGTTGCAGCCAATCGTGAACGGTTCTTCCAGGCATTGGGGATAGCTGCCGGTACTGTTGTAAGTGGTCAGCAAGTACATGGTGACACTGTGGCTGTGGTTACCGAAAGGGATATGGGCAGAGGCGCATTGAACTGTGACGGTCTGCCAGGCACAGACGCACTGGTTACCAATGCAGCGGGTGTTGCCTTAATGATTTTTTTCGCCGACTGTGTGCCGCTATTATTTGTTGACCCGAAGCGCCGGGCCATCGGGGCGTGTCATGCCGGTTGGCGGGGAACGGCGGCAAGTCTTGCCGCCAAAACCGTACTGGCAATGCAACAGCATTTTGGTACAGAACCGGGTGATTGCCTTGTCGGCATAGGCCCGTCAATCGGCCAATGCTGCTATGAGGTCGATGAGCCTGTCATTGCCTGTTACCGGGAAGCGTTTAGCTGGTGGGAGGATGTCGCGATCCCACACGGCAGTAATTGGCGGCTTGACCTGGGGCAGGCCAACTGCCGGCAGCTTGAGGATATTGGGGTAGATAAACGAAATATTGTGTTGAGTAATGTTTGTACAGCCTGCAATACACCGCTATTTTATTCTTACCGGGCCGAACATGGCAAAACCGGGGTCCTTGCGGCTGTTATTAGGCTGTGA
- a CDS encoding 5'-methylthioadenosine/S-adenosylhomocysteine nucleosidase gives MLIGIIGAMEVEIVELTKNMTEVSNTIIGGAAFHRGKLDGYDIVVGKCGVGKVHAAICTQSMLMKYAPDVVINIGIAGSLNPDIKPGDTDFRFSAHYNRYFDTIKNTSVFAKFNDYRMIIN, from the coding sequence ATGTTAATCGGAATTATCGGCGCGATGGAAGTTGAAATTGTTGAACTAACCAAAAATATGACGGAAGTGAGTAATACAATCATCGGTGGTGCTGCCTTTCATAGAGGTAAATTGGATGGCTACGATATTGTAGTGGGGAAATGTGGTGTCGGAAAAGTACATGCTGCTATTTGTACCCAGTCAATGCTAATGAAGTATGCGCCAGATGTTGTTATTAATATTGGCATAGCTGGCAGCCTAAACCCTGATATAAAGCCGGGAGACACTGACTTCCGATTCAGTGCCCACTATAACCGATATTTTGATACTATCAAAAACACATCGGTTTTTGCAAAGTTTAATGATTATAGAATGATTATAAATTGA
- a CDS encoding type II toxin-antitoxin system RelE/ParE family toxin codes for MYIAQDSSANARKFVADVKARINNVLANSPNICLPPRAYPFLAEQGYLRFSVHANYSALWVWRGSIIEIHRILHNKRNWALIISGPEGMEEIEPSE; via the coding sequence ATGTATATAGCGCAAGACAGTTCTGCGAATGCCAGAAAATTTGTCGCAGACGTAAAGGCCAGGATAAACAATGTTTTAGCGAATAGTCCCAATATCTGTTTGCCGCCTAGAGCGTACCCTTTTTTAGCTGAGCAAGGATACTTACGGTTTTCCGTGCACGCAAACTATTCAGCCCTATGGGTCTGGCGCGGGTCGATTATTGAGATCCATCGTATTTTACACAATAAGAGAAACTGGGCGCTGATCATAAGTGGCCCTGAAGGCATGGAAGAAATAGAACCCTCCGAATAA
- the yaaA gene encoding peroxide stress protein YaaA: MRIIISPAKKMNMETDSLPHESLPQFLDEAELLLKCLKSMAYEQLKKLWGCSDSLARLNFERLQCMDLRQSLTPALLAYEGIQYRYMAPGIFEYQHLDYIKAHLRILSGFYGLLLPFDGVTPYRLEMQAGLAGDGYRNLYEFWGDKLARQLAGETDLLINLASKEYSKIISSYLPEKVHLLTCSFAEWKEERLIEKGTLCKMARGEMVRFLAERQITESEEIKDFDRQGYAYSDEYSKPDHFVFIR; the protein is encoded by the coding sequence ATGCGAATTATTATATCTCCGGCGAAAAAGATGAATATGGAAACCGACAGTCTGCCGCACGAGAGCCTGCCGCAATTTCTCGATGAGGCTGAGCTGCTGCTAAAGTGTCTGAAGAGTATGGCCTATGAGCAGTTGAAGAAACTCTGGGGATGCAGTGATTCTCTTGCCAGACTGAATTTTGAGCGGCTGCAGTGCATGGATTTGCGGCAAAGCCTTACGCCGGCGCTTCTTGCTTACGAGGGCATCCAGTACCGGTACATGGCTCCCGGTATTTTTGAATACCAGCATTTGGACTATATTAAGGCGCATTTGCGCATTCTTTCCGGCTTTTATGGATTGCTGCTGCCTTTTGACGGTGTGACGCCTTACCGCCTGGAAATGCAGGCCGGACTTGCGGGTGACGGTTACCGCAATCTGTATGAGTTCTGGGGGGACAAGCTTGCCCGGCAGCTCGCCGGCGAAACCGATTTGCTGATTAATCTGGCTTCCAAAGAGTACAGCAAAATTATTTCTTCCTATCTGCCGGAAAAAGTTCACCTTCTGACCTGCAGCTTTGCCGAATGGAAAGAGGAAAGGCTGATCGAAAAGGGTACCCTGTGCAAAATGGCGAGGGGAGAGATGGTGCGTTTTCTGGCAGAGCGTCAGATTACAGAATCTGAGGAGATCAAAGACTTTGATCGGCAGGGCTATGCATATTCTGACGAATATTCAAAGCCGGATCATTTTGTATTTATCCGATGA
- a CDS encoding helix-turn-helix transcriptional regulator: protein MIIAGNGQMIHHNIKSDFPINIGRRESVEPGPMLKKHWHEELMIFYIEKGNAVIHCNSEPIPVSEGNLVIINCNDIHYVENCCDHLVETYILIDFNFLRSQQEDICQTAYLTPLIQNRIRFQNKIENDGELLSQFLDVINEYEQKQPGYELWIKSCLYRILALLLRRYTIPVTDEIKNRQHHQLLPVIKYVDKHFNQKITLKSLAAMANICPHHLCRLFKSITGMPPIAYVNYLRINAAMKLLQQHDLPVGEVALTVGFSDSNYFSRLFKKYKNISPAKVPKEPAGAKTG from the coding sequence ATGATTATTGCCGGCAACGGTCAGATGATCCATCATAATATAAAAAGCGACTTCCCGATTAACATCGGACGGAGAGAGTCTGTTGAGCCAGGTCCTATGTTAAAAAAGCATTGGCATGAAGAATTAATGATCTTTTATATAGAAAAGGGAAATGCCGTTATTCACTGCAATTCTGAGCCTATCCCTGTAAGTGAGGGAAACCTTGTCATTATCAATTGTAATGACATCCATTATGTAGAAAACTGCTGTGACCATCTTGTCGAAACCTATATTCTCATCGATTTTAACTTCCTCCGCAGTCAGCAGGAGGATATCTGCCAAACCGCATACCTCACCCCATTGATACAAAACCGCATTCGTTTCCAGAATAAAATTGAAAATGACGGCGAGCTGCTCAGCCAGTTCCTTGATGTAATTAACGAATATGAACAGAAACAACCCGGTTATGAGCTATGGATTAAATCCTGCCTTTACCGTATTCTCGCTTTGCTGCTGCGGCGTTATACCATACCGGTTACTGATGAAATCAAAAACCGGCAGCACCACCAGTTACTGCCGGTAATAAAATATGTCGATAAGCATTTTAACCAAAAAATCACCCTTAAGAGTCTTGCCGCTATGGCTAATATTTGCCCCCATCACCTATGCCGTCTGTTTAAAAGCATTACCGGCATGCCGCCCATTGCCTATGTTAATTATTTACGTATCAATGCAGCTATGAAATTACTGCAGCAACATGATTTACCTGTCGGAGAAGTTGCCCTGACCGTCGGCTTTAGTGACAGCAACTATTTCAGCCGCCTGTTCAAAAAATATAAAAATATCTCACCCGCAAAGGTGCCAAAAGAACCGGCCGGCGCAAAAACCGGCTGA